In Tripterygium wilfordii isolate XIE 37 chromosome 15, ASM1340144v1, whole genome shotgun sequence, one DNA window encodes the following:
- the LOC120016350 gene encoding NAD(H) kinase 1-like isoform X1, translated as MAHSKLNSTDSCEHGDESISYMQPDNGYPDSNSLTHSEKAVQELLQQTPVQGTDEHLIEFSEALRTVAKALRRAAEGKAAAQAEAAEWKRRFELERGRNLQLEHREQIQGECDRDFKERKIENSTNNNVMWNQTHERSKNCCMEHGICSHEVLRDGGTDSDSDSNMVNKMMRKASFKLSWCCKGENGDQHKHDVVSFERGNITTAERSSKQISLKWESCPQTVLILTKPNSTSVRILCAEMIRWLKEHKRLNIYVEPRVRGELLTESSYFSFVQTWDDDTEILQLHMKVDLVVTLGGDGTVLWAASMFKGPVPPIVPFSLGSLGFMTPFHSEHYRDCLDSVLRGPISITLRHRLQCHVVRDSARNEYETEEHFLVLNEVTIDRGISSFLTNLECYCDNSFVTCVQGDGLILSTTSGSTAYSLAAGGSMVHPQVPGILFTPICPHSLSFRPLILPEHVTIRVQVPFNSRSPAWVSFDGKDRKQLAAGDALVCSMAPWPVPTACQVDSTNDFFRSIHEGLHWNLRKIQSFDGPREQ; from the exons ATGGCTCATAGCAAGCTGAATTCAACT GATTCCTGTGAGCATGGAGATGAAAGTATTTCATATATGCAGCCAGATAATGGATATCCTGATTCAAATTCTCTAACCCATTCTGAGAAGGCAGTGCAGGAACTTCTTCAACAAACTCCGGTTCAGGGAACTGACGAACATCTTATAGAGTTCTCCGAGGCTTTAAGAA CTGTTGCAAAGGCTTTGAGACGAGCTGCTGAAGGAAAGGCTGCTGCTCAAGCTGAGGCTGCCGAATGGAAGCGTCGATTTGAACTAGAGAGGGGTCGGAATCTGCAGTTGGAGCATAGAG AGCAGATACAAGGAGAGTGTGATCGTGATTTTAAAGAGAGGAAAATCGAGAACTCAACCAACAATAATGTAATGTGGAATCAAACACATGAACGATCCAAAAATTGTTGTATGGAGCATGGAATATGCTCTCACGAGGTTCTTCGGGATGGGGGAACTGATTCTGATTCCGATTCCAATATGGTAAACAAAATGATGCGAAAG GCATCGTTTAAACTTTCATGGTGTTGCAAAGGCGAAAACGGCGATCAGCACAAGCATGACGTTGTGTCATTTGAAAGAGGAAATATAACAACCGCAGAGCGCAGCAGTAAACAG ATATCGTTGAAGTGGGAATCTTGTCCACAGACTGTTCTTATTTTGACCAAACCAAATTCTACTTCAGTTCGCATTCTATGTGCCGAAATGATCAG ATGGTTGAAAGAGCATAAAAGGTTGAATATTTATGTCGAACCACGTGTCAGAGGTGAACTTCTGACAGAGTCATCTTACTTCAGCTTTGTGCAAACATGGGATGATG ACACTGAAATTTTGCAACTGCACATGAAAGTGGACCTTGTGGTAACTCTTGGAGGGGATGGAACCGTTCTTTGG GCAGCATCGATGTTTAAAGGACCAGTTCCTCCCATTGTCCCATTTTCATTAGGTTCTCTTGGCTTTATGACACCATTCC ACAGTGAACATTATAGAGACTGCCTTGATTCAGTCCTGCGGGGGCCCATTAGCATAACATTACGACATCGGTTGCAGTGTCATGTTGTTAGAGATTCAGCCAGAAATGAGTATGAAACTGAAGAACATTTTCTTGTTCTCAATGAAGTTACGATTGACCGTGGAATTTCGTCATTCCTCACAAATTTAGAATGCTATTGCGACAACTCCTTTGTCACTTGTGTGCAAGGAGATGGGTTAATATTATCGACAACATCAGGTAGCACTGCTTACTCATTGGCAGCTGGAGGATCGATGGTCCATCCCCAG GTACCTGGCATCCTCTTTACACCAATTTGTCCACATTCTTTATCGTTTCGGCCTCTGATATTACCTGAGCATGTTACAATCCGAGTTCAAGTCCCTTTCAATAGCAGAAGCCCTGCCTGGGTCTCTTTTGATGGCAAGGACAGGAAACAATTGGCTGCCGGCGATGCCCTTGTGTGCAGCATGGCACCATGGCCTGTGCCTACAGCATGTCAAGTGGATTCAACAAATGACTTCTTCCGCAGCATCCACGAAGGCCTTCACTGGAATCTGAGAAAGATCCAGTCTTTCGATGGTCCTCGGGAACAATAA
- the LOC120016351 gene encoding protein RETICULATA-RELATED 4, chloroplastic-like, with protein MAISTCFFTGPTFSSLSNQNPKISTPLLSSSAPSRFTHLRLTLSTSSTSIYHRQPSFIPYFSVNNNSLSGGDGGGDNNNNGGGDDSHGNGGGDGGEGQNKKEALMLLAESGRTLESLPKDLAAAIDDGRIPGAVLSRFIELEKSPVMRWLLQFGGFKERLLADDLFLAKVFFECGVGMFTKTAAEYQRRGENFFNELEIVFADVVMAIIADFMLVYLPAPTVSLRPALAVSAGSIAKFFHGCPDNAFQIALPGTSYSLLHRIGAIARNGTKLFGVGTASSLVGTAVTNALINARKAVDKSSADEVENVPIVSTSVAYGVYMAVSSNLRYQVLAGVIEQRILEPVLHHHKVLLSVICFAVRTGNTFLGSLLWVDYARLIGIQKAHDENKALE; from the exons ATGGCGATCTCCACTTGTTTCTTCACAGGCCCCactttttcctctctctcaaaTCAGAATCCCAAGATCAGCACTCCACTCCTCTCCTCGTCCGCCCCATCAAGGTTCACACACCTTCGCCTCACTCTTTCTACCTCCTCCACCTCCATCTACCACCGACAGCCTTCCTTCATCCCGTATTTTTCCGTCAACAACAACTCTCTCTCAGGCGGAGATGGAGGCGGCGACAATAACAACAATGGCGGCGGAGATGACAGCCACGGAAATGGTGGCGGTGATGGTGGTGAGGGGCAGAACAAGAAAGAGGCCCTGATGTTGTTGGCGGAGTCGGGGAGAACCTTGGAAAGCTTGCCGAAGGACTTGGCGGCGGCGATCGACGATGGCAGGATCCCAGGGGCGGTGCTATCGAGGTTTATTGAGCTCGAGAAGTCGCCTGTGATGCGGTGGCTACTTCAATTCGGTGGATTCAAGGAGAGATTGTTGGCCGACGATTTGTTCCTTGCGAAGGTCTTCTTTGAATGCGGGGTTGGGATGTTCACCAAG ACTGCAGCAGAATATCAACGTCGCGGGGAGAATTTTTTCAACGAGCTCGAAATTGTTTTTGCGGATGTG gTGATGGCCATAATTGCAGATTTCATGCTTGTTTATCTTCCTGCTCCTACTGTTTCTCTCCGGCCAGCGCTCGCAGTCAGTGCTGGATCCATTGCCAAGTTTTTCCATGGCTGCCCTGATAATGCATTCCAG ATTGCTCTCCCTGGAACTTCATATTCACTTTTGCATAGAATAGGTGCAATTGCG CGTAATGGGACAAAGCTTTTTGGAGTTGGCACCGCATCATCATTG GTGGGCACAGCTGTGACTAATGCATTGATTAATGCACGTAAGGCTGTGGATAAGTCTTCGGCCGATGAAGTTGAAAATGTGCCTATAGTTTCCACCAGTGTTGCCTATGGTGTCTATATGGCAGTTTCAAGCAACCTCAG GTACCAAGTGCTGGCTGGGGTTATTGAACAACGGATTTTGGAACCTGTACTACACCATCACAAGGTTCTGTTGAGCGTCATTTGCTTTGCCGTGCGCACTGGCAACACATTCCTGGGTTCTTTATT GTGGGTGGATTATGCTCGGTTGATAGGAATTCAAAAGGCTCATGATGAAAACAAGGCTTTGGAGTGA
- the LOC120016350 gene encoding NAD(H) kinase 1-like isoform X2 — protein sequence MAHSKLNSTDSCEHGDESISYMQPDNGYPDSNSLTHSEKAVQELLQQTPVQGTDEHLIEFSEALRTVAKALRRAAEGKAAAQAEAAEWKRRFELERGRNLQLEHREQIQGECDRDFKERKIENSTNNNVMWNQTHERSKNCCMEHGICSHEVLRDGGTDSDSDSNMVNKMMRKASFKLSWCCKGENGDQHKHDVVSFERGNITTAERSSKQISLKWESCPQTVLILTKPNSTSVRILCAEMIRWLKEHKRLNIYVEPRVRGELLTESSYFSFVQTWDDDTEILQLHMKVDLVVTLGGDGTVLWAASMFKGPVPPIVPFSLGSLGFMTPFHSEHYRDCLDSVLRGPISITLRHRLQCHVVRDSARNEYETEEHFLVLNEVTIDRGISSFLTNLECYCDNSFVTCVQGDGLILSTTSGSTAYSLAAGGSMVHPQIRNTSMKRWSLSKAVEVERYCTWHPLYTNLSTFFIVSASDIT from the exons ATGGCTCATAGCAAGCTGAATTCAACT GATTCCTGTGAGCATGGAGATGAAAGTATTTCATATATGCAGCCAGATAATGGATATCCTGATTCAAATTCTCTAACCCATTCTGAGAAGGCAGTGCAGGAACTTCTTCAACAAACTCCGGTTCAGGGAACTGACGAACATCTTATAGAGTTCTCCGAGGCTTTAAGAA CTGTTGCAAAGGCTTTGAGACGAGCTGCTGAAGGAAAGGCTGCTGCTCAAGCTGAGGCTGCCGAATGGAAGCGTCGATTTGAACTAGAGAGGGGTCGGAATCTGCAGTTGGAGCATAGAG AGCAGATACAAGGAGAGTGTGATCGTGATTTTAAAGAGAGGAAAATCGAGAACTCAACCAACAATAATGTAATGTGGAATCAAACACATGAACGATCCAAAAATTGTTGTATGGAGCATGGAATATGCTCTCACGAGGTTCTTCGGGATGGGGGAACTGATTCTGATTCCGATTCCAATATGGTAAACAAAATGATGCGAAAG GCATCGTTTAAACTTTCATGGTGTTGCAAAGGCGAAAACGGCGATCAGCACAAGCATGACGTTGTGTCATTTGAAAGAGGAAATATAACAACCGCAGAGCGCAGCAGTAAACAG ATATCGTTGAAGTGGGAATCTTGTCCACAGACTGTTCTTATTTTGACCAAACCAAATTCTACTTCAGTTCGCATTCTATGTGCCGAAATGATCAG ATGGTTGAAAGAGCATAAAAGGTTGAATATTTATGTCGAACCACGTGTCAGAGGTGAACTTCTGACAGAGTCATCTTACTTCAGCTTTGTGCAAACATGGGATGATG ACACTGAAATTTTGCAACTGCACATGAAAGTGGACCTTGTGGTAACTCTTGGAGGGGATGGAACCGTTCTTTGG GCAGCATCGATGTTTAAAGGACCAGTTCCTCCCATTGTCCCATTTTCATTAGGTTCTCTTGGCTTTATGACACCATTCC ACAGTGAACATTATAGAGACTGCCTTGATTCAGTCCTGCGGGGGCCCATTAGCATAACATTACGACATCGGTTGCAGTGTCATGTTGTTAGAGATTCAGCCAGAAATGAGTATGAAACTGAAGAACATTTTCTTGTTCTCAATGAAGTTACGATTGACCGTGGAATTTCGTCATTCCTCACAAATTTAGAATGCTATTGCGACAACTCCTTTGTCACTTGTGTGCAAGGAGATGGGTTAATATTATCGACAACATCAGGTAGCACTGCTTACTCATTGGCAGCTGGAGGATCGATGGTCCATCCCCAG ATAAGAAACACGTCCATGAAAAGATGGAGTTTGAGCAAGGCAGTTGAAGTGGAAAGATATT GTACCTGGCATCCTCTTTACACCAATTTGTCCACATTCTTTATCGTTTCGGCCTCTGATATTACCTGA